A genome region from Gopherus flavomarginatus isolate rGopFla2 chromosome 9, rGopFla2.mat.asm, whole genome shotgun sequence includes the following:
- the B9D1 gene encoding B9 domain-containing protein 1 isoform X2: protein MAAAAASPTVFLLMVNGQIESAQGLEEGISQITSKNRDAQQALVWNFPIDITFKSTNPSGWPQIVVSVYGPDLFGNDVVRGYGAVHVPFTPGSHRRTIPMFVPESTSKLQKITSWLMGRYPEFTDPKVVAQGEGREVIMVRSQGFVTISFNVVTKDMKKLGYDVSPSDMQNPSVVSLTDGIHNH, encoded by the exons ATggcagccgccgccgcctcccccaCCGTCTTCCTGCTCATGGTGAACGGGCAGATCGAAAGCGCCCAG GGTTTGGAAGAGGGAATATCTCAGATCACCTCTAAAAACAGAGATGCACAGCAAGCCCTTGTGTGGAATTTTCCAATTGACATCACCTTTAAAAGTACCAACCCCTCTGGCT GGCCACAAATAGTGGTAAGTGTCTATGGACCTGATCTTTTTGGAAATGATGTCGTCCGAGGTTATGGAGCTGTTCATGTTCCGTTCACACCTGGAAG TCATAGAAGAACCATTCCTATGTTTGTTCCAGAATCCACGTCTAAGCTGCAAAAAATTACAAG TTGGCTTATGGGAAGATATCCAGAGTTCACTGACCCAAAAGTGGTGGCGCAGGGAGAAGGCCGAGAAG TGATCATGGTGCGATCCCAAGGCTTTGTAACCATTTCCTTCAATGTGGTGACTAAAGACATGAAGAAACTGGGCTATGACGTAAGCCCGTCAGACATGCAGAACCCTTCAGTGGTGTCTCTTACAGATGGGATTCATAACCATTAA
- the B9D1 gene encoding B9 domain-containing protein 1 isoform X1 has translation MAAAAASPTVFLLMVNGQIESAQFPAFDELYCKYCFVYGHDWAPTTGLEEGISQITSKNRDAQQALVWNFPIDITFKSTNPSGWPQIVVSVYGPDLFGNDVVRGYGAVHVPFTPGSHRRTIPMFVPESTSKLQKITSWLMGRYPEFTDPKVVAQGEGREVIMVRSQGFVTISFNVVTKDMKKLGYDVSPSDMQNPSVVSLTDGIHNH, from the exons ATggcagccgccgccgcctcccccaCCGTCTTCCTGCTCATGGTGAACGGGCAGATCGAAAGCGCCCAG TTCCCAGCGTTTGACGAGCTCTACTGCAAGTACTGCTTCGTCTACGGCCACGACTGGGCCCCCACCACG GGTTTGGAAGAGGGAATATCTCAGATCACCTCTAAAAACAGAGATGCACAGCAAGCCCTTGTGTGGAATTTTCCAATTGACATCACCTTTAAAAGTACCAACCCCTCTGGCT GGCCACAAATAGTGGTAAGTGTCTATGGACCTGATCTTTTTGGAAATGATGTCGTCCGAGGTTATGGAGCTGTTCATGTTCCGTTCACACCTGGAAG TCATAGAAGAACCATTCCTATGTTTGTTCCAGAATCCACGTCTAAGCTGCAAAAAATTACAAG TTGGCTTATGGGAAGATATCCAGAGTTCACTGACCCAAAAGTGGTGGCGCAGGGAGAAGGCCGAGAAG TGATCATGGTGCGATCCCAAGGCTTTGTAACCATTTCCTTCAATGTGGTGACTAAAGACATGAAGAAACTGGGCTATGACGTAAGCCCGTCAGACATGCAGAACCCTTCAGTGGTGTCTCTTACAGATGGGATTCATAACCATTAA